One window from the genome of Ovis canadensis isolate MfBH-ARS-UI-01 breed Bighorn chromosome 21, ARS-UI_OviCan_v2, whole genome shotgun sequence encodes:
- the MYRF gene encoding myelin regulatory factor isoform X6 produces MDAPFGDPHLLRTITPETLCHVGVPSRLEHPPPPPAHLPGPPPPPPPPPHYPVLQRDLYMKAEPPMPPYAAMGQGLVPTDLHHGQQSQMLHQLLQQHGAELPPHPAKKRKHSESPPNTLNAQMLNGMIKQEPGTVTTLPPHPARAPSPPWPPQGPLSPGPGSLPLSIARVQTPPWHPPGAPSPGLLQDSDSLSGSYLDPNYQSIKWQPHQQNKWATLYDANYKELPMLTYRVDADKGFNFSVGDDAFVCQKKNHFQVTAYIGMLGEPKYVKTPEGLKPLDCFYLKLHGVKLEALNQSINIEQSQSDRSKRPFNPVTVNLPPEQVTKVTVGRLHFSETTANNMRKKGKPNPDQRYFMLVVALQAHAQNQNYTLAAQISERIIVRASNPGQFESDSEVLWQRAQVPDTVFHHGRVGINTDRPDEALVVHGNVKVMGSLMHPSDLRAKEHVQEVDTTEQLKRISRMRLVHYRYKPEFAATAGIEAAAPETGVIAQEVKEILPEAVKDTGDVVFANGKTIENFLVVNKERIFMENVGAVKELCKLTDNLETRIDELERWSHKLAKLRRLDSLKSTGSSGAFSHAGSQFSRAGSVPHKKRPPKVASKSSSVVPDQACISQRFLQGTIVALVVVMAFSVVSMSTLYVLSLRTEEDLVESDGSFAVSTSCLLALLRPQHPGGSEAMCPCRSSQSFGTTQLRQSPVTTGVLGPQPSLLLGTTGPTHSAPAPALRTLDLCSTHPCPVICCSSPSPTPSTDPGLGPSFNPGRGLSPSPSPSTNRSGPSQMALLPVTNIRAKSWGLSANGIGYFKHPKSSNPMASPVVPFPGGQGKAKNGPSLSLHGRGRRAVPEPGLSPAQPTQARSQSDPVPFLTSIQVLENSMPITSQYCASEDACRPGNITYHIPVSSSTPLHLRLTLQMNSSSPVSVVLCSLSKEEPCEEGGILQSLHAHQDTQGTSHQWPVTILSFRRFTYHFRVALLGQANCSAEAPVQPATDYYFHFYRLCD; encoded by the exons ATGGACGCACCCTTCGGCG ACCCCCATCTCCTGCGCACCATTACCCCCGAGACCCTGTGCCATGTCGGGGTGCCTTCCCGCCTGGAGCAcccgcccccacctccagcccaccTGCCaggccccccaccgcccccgccgcccccaccgCACTACCCCGTCCTGCAGCGGGACCTGTACATGAAGGCCGAGCCTCCGATGCCCCCCTACGCCGCCATGGGGCAGGGGCTGGTGCCCACCGACCTCCACCATGGCCAGCAGTCCCAGATGCTCCACCAGCTGCTCCAGCAACACGGAGCTGA GCTCCCCCCACACCCCGCCAAGAAGAGGAAGCACTCGGAATCGCCTCCCAACACCCTCAATGCTCAGATGCTGAACGGAATGATCAAACAGGAGCCTGGGACTGTGACGACCCTGCCCCCGCACCCAGCGCgagccccttccccaccctggcCTCCCCAGGGCCCGCTCTCACCCGGGCCTGGCTCCCTGCCCCTCAGCATCGCCCGGGTCCAGACACCCCCTTGGCATCCACCAGGTGCCCCCTCACCAG gtctcctgcaggacAGTGATAGCCTCAGTGGCTCCTACCTGGACCCCAACTACCAGTCCATCAAGTGGCAACCGCATCAGCAGAACAAATGGGCGACACTGTACGACGCTAACTACAAGGAGCT GCCCATGCTCACTTACCGCGTGGACGCCGACAAGGGCTTCAACTTTTCGGTGGGCGACGACGCCTTTGTGTGCCAGAAGAAGAACCACTTCCAGGTGACGGCGTACATCGGCATGCTGGGCGAGCCCAAGTACGTCAAGACGCCCGAAGGCCTCAAGCCCCTGGACTGCTTCTACCTGAAGCTGCACGGAGTGAAG CTGGAGGCCCTGAACCAGTCCATCAACATCGAGCAGTCGCAGTCGGACCGAAGCAAGCGGCCCTTCAACCCCGTCAC GGTCAATCTGCCCCCCGAACAGGTCACGAAAGTGACTGTGGGGAGGCTGCACTTCAGCGAGACCACCGCCAACAACATGCGCAAGAAGGGCAAGCCCAACCCCGACCAGAG GTACTTCATGCTGGTGGTGGCCCTCCAGGCCCACGCACAAAATCAGAACTACACACTGGCCGCCCAGATCTCAGAGCGCATCATCGTCAGG GCCTCCAATCCAGGCCAGTTTGAGAGTGACAGCGAGGTGCTGTGGCAGCGGGCGCAGGTGCCGGACACTGTCTTCCACCATGGCCGTGTGGGCATCAACACGGACCGGCCCGATGAGGCGCTGGTGGTGCACGGCAACGTCAAGGTCATGGGCTCGCTCATGCACCCCTCCGACCTGCGGGCCAAGGAGCACgtgcaggag GTGGACACCACCGAGCAGCTGAAGAGGATTTCGCGCATGCGGCTGGTGCACTACAGGTACAAGCCGGAGTTTGCCGCCACTGCCGGCATCGAAGCTGCGGCGCCAGAAACGG GTGTCATCGCTCAGGAGGTGAAGGAGATCCTGCCCGAGGCCGTGaaggacacaggagatgtggtctTTGccaatgggaaaaccatagagaaCTTCCTGGTGGTGAACAAG GAGCGCATCTTCATGGAGAACGTGGGTGCCGTGAAGGAGCTGTGCAAGCTGACGGACAACCTGGAGACACGCATCGATGAGCTGGAGCGCTGGAGCCACAAGCTGGCCAAGCTGCGGCGTCTCGACAGCCTCAAGTCCACCGGCAGCTCGGGCGCCTTCAG CCATGCAGGGAGCCAGTTCAGCCGGGCGGGCAGCGTCCCCCACAAGAAGAGGCCCCCCAAGGTGGCCAGCAAG TCATCGTCTGTGGTCCCAGACCAGGCCTGCATCAGCCAGCGCTTCCTGCAGGGAACCATCGTGGCCCTGGTGGTCGTCATGGCCTTCAG CGTGGTGTCCATGTCCACACTGTATGTGCTGAGCCTGCGCACCGAGGAGGATCTGGTGGAAAGTGATGG CTCTTTTGCCGTGTCTACTTCCTGTCTTCTGGCCCTGCTCCGGCCCCAGCACCCTGGGGGGAGCGAGGCCATGTGCCCATG CAGGTCCAGCCAGAGCTTTGGGACCACTCAGCTCCGACAGTCCCCTGTGACCACTGGCGTGCTGGGCCCACAGCCCTCTCTGCTGCTGG gtaCCACTGGCCCGACCCACTCAGCCCCAGCTCCAGCGCTCCGCACCTTGGACCTCTGCTCTACCCACCCTTGCCCGGTCATTTGCTGCTCCtcgcccagccccaccccctccaccgaCCCTGGTCTGGGCCCCAGCTTTAATCCCGGTCGTGGTCTCAGCCCTAGTCCCAGCCCCTCCACCAACCGCTCAG GTCCCAGCCAGATGGCCCTGCTGCCCGTCACCAACATCAGAGCCAAGTCCTGGGGCCTGTCAGCCAATGGCATTGGCTACTTCAAGCATCCAAAGAGCTCGAACCCCATGGccagccctgtggtccccttccCTGGGGGCCAGGGCAAAGCCAAGAACGGCCCCAGCCTCAGTCTCCATGGCCGGGGCCGCCGAGCGGTTCCTGAGCCTGGCCTGAGCCCTGCTCAGCCCACGCAGGCCCGGAGCCAGTCAG ACCCAGTGCCATTCCTGACCTCCATCCAGGTGCTGGAGAATTCGATGCCCATTACTTCCCAGTACTGTGCTTCAGAGGATGCCTGCAG GCCTGGAAACATCACCTACCACATCCCTGTTAGCAGCAGCACCCCCCTGCACCTCCGCCTGACCCTGCAGATGAA CTCCTCGTCCCCAGTGTCCGTGGTGCTGTGCAGCCTGTCAAAGGAGGAGCCGTGTGAAGAGGGGGGAATTCTACAGAGCCTTCACGCCCATCAGGACACTCAG ggcacCTCCCACCAGTGGCCAGTAACCATCCTGTCCTTCCGCAGATTCACCTACCACTTCCGGGTGGCATTGCTG GGTCAGGCCAACTGCAGCGCGGAGGCCCCGGTCCAGCCGGCCACGGACTACTACTTCCACTTCTACCGCCTGTGTGACTGA
- the MYRF gene encoding myelin regulatory factor isoform X4: MEVVDETEALQRFFEGHDINGALEPSNIDTSILEEYISKEDASDLCFPDISAPASAASYPHGQPAIPGSSGVHHLSPPGGAPSPGRHGALPPPSYSAPLNCNNNNGMGVAPKPFLGGSGPPIKAEPKAPYAPGTLPDSPPDSGSEAYSPQQVNDPHLLRTITPETLCHVGVPSRLEHPPPPPAHLPGPPPPPPPPPHYPVLQRDLYMKAEPPMPPYAAMGQGLVPTDLHHGQQSQMLHQLLQQHGAELPPHPAKKRKHSESPPNTLNAQMLNGMIKQEPGTVTTLPPHPARAPSPPWPPQGPLSPGPGSLPLSIARVQTPPWHPPGAPSPGLLQDSDSLSGSYLDPNYQSIKWQPHQQNKWATLYDANYKELPMLTYRVDADKGFNFSVGDDAFVCQKKNHFQVTAYIGMLGEPKYVKTPEGLKPLDCFYLKLHGVKLEALNQSINIEQSQSDRSKRPFNPVTVNLPPEQVTKVTVGRLHFSETTANNMRKKGKPNPDQRYFMLVVALQAHAQNQNYTLAAQISERIIVRASNPGQFESDSEVLWQRAQVPDTVFHHGRVGINTDRPDEALVVHGNVKVMGSLMHPSDLRAKEHVQEVDTTEQLKRISRMRLVHYRYKPEFAATAGIEAAAPETGVIAQEVKEILPEAVKDTGDVVFANGKTIENFLVVNKERIFMENVGAVKELCKLTDNLETRIDELERWSHKLAKLRRLDSLKSTGSSGAFSHAGSQFSRAGSVPHKKRPPKVASKSSSVVPDQACISQRFLQGTIVALVVVMAFSVVSMSTLYVLSLRTEEDLVESDGSSQSFGTTQLRQSPVTTGVLGPQPSLLLGTTGPTHSAPAPALRTLDLCSTHPCPVICCSSPSPTPSTDPGLGPSFNPGRGLSPSPSPSTNRSGPSQMALLPVTNIRAKSWGLSANGIGYFKHPKSSNPMASPVVPFPGGQGKAKNGPSLSLHGRGRRAVPEPGLSPAQPTQARSQSDPVPFLTSIQVLENSMPITSQYCASEDACRPGNITYHIPVSSSTPLHLRLTLQMNSSSPVSVVLCSLSKEEPCEEGGILQSLHAHQDTQGTSHQWPVTILSFRRFTYHFRVALLGQANCSAEAPVQPATDYYFHFYRLCD, from the exons ATGGAGGTGGTGGACGAGACGGAGGCGCTGCAGCGCTTCTTCGAAG GCCACGACATCAACGGCGCCCTGGAGCCTTCCAACATAGACACGAGCATCCTGGAGGAGTACATCAGCAAGGAGGACGCCTCTGACCT CTGCTTCCCTGACATCTCTGCTCCAGCCAGTGCGGCCTCCTACCCCCATGGGCAGCCAGCGATCCCCGGCTCCAGCGGGGTCCACCACCTGAGCCCCCCGGGGGGCGCGCCCTCCCCAGGGCGCCATGGGGCCCTCCCACCCCCGAGCTACAGCGCCCCGCTCAACTGCAACAACAACAACGGCATGGGTGTTGCTCCCAAGCCCTTCCTGGGGGGTTCTGGGCCCCCCATCAAGGCAGAGCCCAAGGCTCCCTATGCCCCAGG caCCCTGCCAGACTCTCCCCCAGACTCGGGCTCCGAGGCCTACTCCCCCCAGCAGGTGAATG ACCCCCATCTCCTGCGCACCATTACCCCCGAGACCCTGTGCCATGTCGGGGTGCCTTCCCGCCTGGAGCAcccgcccccacctccagcccaccTGCCaggccccccaccgcccccgccgcccccaccgCACTACCCCGTCCTGCAGCGGGACCTGTACATGAAGGCCGAGCCTCCGATGCCCCCCTACGCCGCCATGGGGCAGGGGCTGGTGCCCACCGACCTCCACCATGGCCAGCAGTCCCAGATGCTCCACCAGCTGCTCCAGCAACACGGAGCTGA GCTCCCCCCACACCCCGCCAAGAAGAGGAAGCACTCGGAATCGCCTCCCAACACCCTCAATGCTCAGATGCTGAACGGAATGATCAAACAGGAGCCTGGGACTGTGACGACCCTGCCCCCGCACCCAGCGCgagccccttccccaccctggcCTCCCCAGGGCCCGCTCTCACCCGGGCCTGGCTCCCTGCCCCTCAGCATCGCCCGGGTCCAGACACCCCCTTGGCATCCACCAGGTGCCCCCTCACCAG gtctcctgcaggacAGTGATAGCCTCAGTGGCTCCTACCTGGACCCCAACTACCAGTCCATCAAGTGGCAACCGCATCAGCAGAACAAATGGGCGACACTGTACGACGCTAACTACAAGGAGCT GCCCATGCTCACTTACCGCGTGGACGCCGACAAGGGCTTCAACTTTTCGGTGGGCGACGACGCCTTTGTGTGCCAGAAGAAGAACCACTTCCAGGTGACGGCGTACATCGGCATGCTGGGCGAGCCCAAGTACGTCAAGACGCCCGAAGGCCTCAAGCCCCTGGACTGCTTCTACCTGAAGCTGCACGGAGTGAAG CTGGAGGCCCTGAACCAGTCCATCAACATCGAGCAGTCGCAGTCGGACCGAAGCAAGCGGCCCTTCAACCCCGTCAC GGTCAATCTGCCCCCCGAACAGGTCACGAAAGTGACTGTGGGGAGGCTGCACTTCAGCGAGACCACCGCCAACAACATGCGCAAGAAGGGCAAGCCCAACCCCGACCAGAG GTACTTCATGCTGGTGGTGGCCCTCCAGGCCCACGCACAAAATCAGAACTACACACTGGCCGCCCAGATCTCAGAGCGCATCATCGTCAGG GCCTCCAATCCAGGCCAGTTTGAGAGTGACAGCGAGGTGCTGTGGCAGCGGGCGCAGGTGCCGGACACTGTCTTCCACCATGGCCGTGTGGGCATCAACACGGACCGGCCCGATGAGGCGCTGGTGGTGCACGGCAACGTCAAGGTCATGGGCTCGCTCATGCACCCCTCCGACCTGCGGGCCAAGGAGCACgtgcaggag GTGGACACCACCGAGCAGCTGAAGAGGATTTCGCGCATGCGGCTGGTGCACTACAGGTACAAGCCGGAGTTTGCCGCCACTGCCGGCATCGAAGCTGCGGCGCCAGAAACGG GTGTCATCGCTCAGGAGGTGAAGGAGATCCTGCCCGAGGCCGTGaaggacacaggagatgtggtctTTGccaatgggaaaaccatagagaaCTTCCTGGTGGTGAACAAG GAGCGCATCTTCATGGAGAACGTGGGTGCCGTGAAGGAGCTGTGCAAGCTGACGGACAACCTGGAGACACGCATCGATGAGCTGGAGCGCTGGAGCCACAAGCTGGCCAAGCTGCGGCGTCTCGACAGCCTCAAGTCCACCGGCAGCTCGGGCGCCTTCAG CCATGCAGGGAGCCAGTTCAGCCGGGCGGGCAGCGTCCCCCACAAGAAGAGGCCCCCCAAGGTGGCCAGCAAG TCATCGTCTGTGGTCCCAGACCAGGCCTGCATCAGCCAGCGCTTCCTGCAGGGAACCATCGTGGCCCTGGTGGTCGTCATGGCCTTCAG CGTGGTGTCCATGTCCACACTGTATGTGCTGAGCCTGCGCACCGAGGAGGATCTGGTGGAAAGTGATGG GTCCAGCCAGAGCTTTGGGACCACTCAGCTCCGACAGTCCCCTGTGACCACTGGCGTGCTGGGCCCACAGCCCTCTCTGCTGCTGG gtaCCACTGGCCCGACCCACTCAGCCCCAGCTCCAGCGCTCCGCACCTTGGACCTCTGCTCTACCCACCCTTGCCCGGTCATTTGCTGCTCCtcgcccagccccaccccctccaccgaCCCTGGTCTGGGCCCCAGCTTTAATCCCGGTCGTGGTCTCAGCCCTAGTCCCAGCCCCTCCACCAACCGCTCAG GTCCCAGCCAGATGGCCCTGCTGCCCGTCACCAACATCAGAGCCAAGTCCTGGGGCCTGTCAGCCAATGGCATTGGCTACTTCAAGCATCCAAAGAGCTCGAACCCCATGGccagccctgtggtccccttccCTGGGGGCCAGGGCAAAGCCAAGAACGGCCCCAGCCTCAGTCTCCATGGCCGGGGCCGCCGAGCGGTTCCTGAGCCTGGCCTGAGCCCTGCTCAGCCCACGCAGGCCCGGAGCCAGTCAG ACCCAGTGCCATTCCTGACCTCCATCCAGGTGCTGGAGAATTCGATGCCCATTACTTCCCAGTACTGTGCTTCAGAGGATGCCTGCAG GCCTGGAAACATCACCTACCACATCCCTGTTAGCAGCAGCACCCCCCTGCACCTCCGCCTGACCCTGCAGATGAA CTCCTCGTCCCCAGTGTCCGTGGTGCTGTGCAGCCTGTCAAAGGAGGAGCCGTGTGAAGAGGGGGGAATTCTACAGAGCCTTCACGCCCATCAGGACACTCAG ggcacCTCCCACCAGTGGCCAGTAACCATCCTGTCCTTCCGCAGATTCACCTACCACTTCCGGGTGGCATTGCTG GGTCAGGCCAACTGCAGCGCGGAGGCCCCGGTCCAGCCGGCCACGGACTACTACTTCCACTTCTACCGCCTGTGTGACTGA
- the MYRF gene encoding myelin regulatory factor isoform X5 — protein MEVVDETEALQRFFEGHDINGALEPSNIDTSILEEYISKEDASDLTLPDSPPDSGSEAYSPQQVNDPHLLRTITPETLCHVGVPSRLEHPPPPPAHLPGPPPPPPPPPHYPVLQRDLYMKAEPPMPPYAAMGQGLVPTDLHHGQQSQMLHQLLQQHGAELPPHPAKKRKHSESPPNTLNAQMLNGMIKQEPGTVTTLPPHPARAPSPPWPPQGPLSPGPGSLPLSIARVQTPPWHPPGAPSPGLLQDSDSLSGSYLDPNYQSIKWQPHQQNKWATLYDANYKELPMLTYRVDADKGFNFSVGDDAFVCQKKNHFQVTAYIGMLGEPKYVKTPEGLKPLDCFYLKLHGVKLEALNQSINIEQSQSDRSKRPFNPVTVNLPPEQVTKVTVGRLHFSETTANNMRKKGKPNPDQRYFMLVVALQAHAQNQNYTLAAQISERIIVRASNPGQFESDSEVLWQRAQVPDTVFHHGRVGINTDRPDEALVVHGNVKVMGSLMHPSDLRAKEHVQEVDTTEQLKRISRMRLVHYRYKPEFAATAGIEAAAPETGVIAQEVKEILPEAVKDTGDVVFANGKTIENFLVVNKERIFMENVGAVKELCKLTDNLETRIDELERWSHKLAKLRRLDSLKSTGSSGAFSHAGSQFSRAGSVPHKKRPPKVASKSSSVVPDQACISQRFLQGTIVALVVVMAFSVVSMSTLYVLSLRTEEDLVESDGSFAVSTSCLLALLRPQHPGGSEAMCPCRSSQSFGTTQLRQSPVTTGVLGPQPSLLLGTTGPTHSAPAPALRTLDLCSTHPCPVICCSSPSPTPSTDPGLGPSFNPGRGLSPSPSPSTNRSGPSQMALLPVTNIRAKSWGLSANGIGYFKHPKSSNPMASPVVPFPGGQGKAKNGPSLSLHGRGRRAVPEPGLSPAQPTQARSQSDPVPFLTSIQVLENSMPITSQYCASEDACRPGNITYHIPVSSSTPLHLRLTLQMNSSSPVSVVLCSLSKEEPCEEGGILQSLHAHQDTQGTSHQWPVTILSFRRFTYHFRVALLGQANCSAEAPVQPATDYYFHFYRLCD, from the exons ATGGAGGTGGTGGACGAGACGGAGGCGCTGCAGCGCTTCTTCGAAG GCCACGACATCAACGGCGCCCTGGAGCCTTCCAACATAGACACGAGCATCCTGGAGGAGTACATCAGCAAGGAGGACGCCTCTGACCT caCCCTGCCAGACTCTCCCCCAGACTCGGGCTCCGAGGCCTACTCCCCCCAGCAGGTGAATG ACCCCCATCTCCTGCGCACCATTACCCCCGAGACCCTGTGCCATGTCGGGGTGCCTTCCCGCCTGGAGCAcccgcccccacctccagcccaccTGCCaggccccccaccgcccccgccgcccccaccgCACTACCCCGTCCTGCAGCGGGACCTGTACATGAAGGCCGAGCCTCCGATGCCCCCCTACGCCGCCATGGGGCAGGGGCTGGTGCCCACCGACCTCCACCATGGCCAGCAGTCCCAGATGCTCCACCAGCTGCTCCAGCAACACGGAGCTGA GCTCCCCCCACACCCCGCCAAGAAGAGGAAGCACTCGGAATCGCCTCCCAACACCCTCAATGCTCAGATGCTGAACGGAATGATCAAACAGGAGCCTGGGACTGTGACGACCCTGCCCCCGCACCCAGCGCgagccccttccccaccctggcCTCCCCAGGGCCCGCTCTCACCCGGGCCTGGCTCCCTGCCCCTCAGCATCGCCCGGGTCCAGACACCCCCTTGGCATCCACCAGGTGCCCCCTCACCAG gtctcctgcaggacAGTGATAGCCTCAGTGGCTCCTACCTGGACCCCAACTACCAGTCCATCAAGTGGCAACCGCATCAGCAGAACAAATGGGCGACACTGTACGACGCTAACTACAAGGAGCT GCCCATGCTCACTTACCGCGTGGACGCCGACAAGGGCTTCAACTTTTCGGTGGGCGACGACGCCTTTGTGTGCCAGAAGAAGAACCACTTCCAGGTGACGGCGTACATCGGCATGCTGGGCGAGCCCAAGTACGTCAAGACGCCCGAAGGCCTCAAGCCCCTGGACTGCTTCTACCTGAAGCTGCACGGAGTGAAG CTGGAGGCCCTGAACCAGTCCATCAACATCGAGCAGTCGCAGTCGGACCGAAGCAAGCGGCCCTTCAACCCCGTCAC GGTCAATCTGCCCCCCGAACAGGTCACGAAAGTGACTGTGGGGAGGCTGCACTTCAGCGAGACCACCGCCAACAACATGCGCAAGAAGGGCAAGCCCAACCCCGACCAGAG GTACTTCATGCTGGTGGTGGCCCTCCAGGCCCACGCACAAAATCAGAACTACACACTGGCCGCCCAGATCTCAGAGCGCATCATCGTCAGG GCCTCCAATCCAGGCCAGTTTGAGAGTGACAGCGAGGTGCTGTGGCAGCGGGCGCAGGTGCCGGACACTGTCTTCCACCATGGCCGTGTGGGCATCAACACGGACCGGCCCGATGAGGCGCTGGTGGTGCACGGCAACGTCAAGGTCATGGGCTCGCTCATGCACCCCTCCGACCTGCGGGCCAAGGAGCACgtgcaggag GTGGACACCACCGAGCAGCTGAAGAGGATTTCGCGCATGCGGCTGGTGCACTACAGGTACAAGCCGGAGTTTGCCGCCACTGCCGGCATCGAAGCTGCGGCGCCAGAAACGG GTGTCATCGCTCAGGAGGTGAAGGAGATCCTGCCCGAGGCCGTGaaggacacaggagatgtggtctTTGccaatgggaaaaccatagagaaCTTCCTGGTGGTGAACAAG GAGCGCATCTTCATGGAGAACGTGGGTGCCGTGAAGGAGCTGTGCAAGCTGACGGACAACCTGGAGACACGCATCGATGAGCTGGAGCGCTGGAGCCACAAGCTGGCCAAGCTGCGGCGTCTCGACAGCCTCAAGTCCACCGGCAGCTCGGGCGCCTTCAG CCATGCAGGGAGCCAGTTCAGCCGGGCGGGCAGCGTCCCCCACAAGAAGAGGCCCCCCAAGGTGGCCAGCAAG TCATCGTCTGTGGTCCCAGACCAGGCCTGCATCAGCCAGCGCTTCCTGCAGGGAACCATCGTGGCCCTGGTGGTCGTCATGGCCTTCAG CGTGGTGTCCATGTCCACACTGTATGTGCTGAGCCTGCGCACCGAGGAGGATCTGGTGGAAAGTGATGG CTCTTTTGCCGTGTCTACTTCCTGTCTTCTGGCCCTGCTCCGGCCCCAGCACCCTGGGGGGAGCGAGGCCATGTGCCCATG CAGGTCCAGCCAGAGCTTTGGGACCACTCAGCTCCGACAGTCCCCTGTGACCACTGGCGTGCTGGGCCCACAGCCCTCTCTGCTGCTGG gtaCCACTGGCCCGACCCACTCAGCCCCAGCTCCAGCGCTCCGCACCTTGGACCTCTGCTCTACCCACCCTTGCCCGGTCATTTGCTGCTCCtcgcccagccccaccccctccaccgaCCCTGGTCTGGGCCCCAGCTTTAATCCCGGTCGTGGTCTCAGCCCTAGTCCCAGCCCCTCCACCAACCGCTCAG GTCCCAGCCAGATGGCCCTGCTGCCCGTCACCAACATCAGAGCCAAGTCCTGGGGCCTGTCAGCCAATGGCATTGGCTACTTCAAGCATCCAAAGAGCTCGAACCCCATGGccagccctgtggtccccttccCTGGGGGCCAGGGCAAAGCCAAGAACGGCCCCAGCCTCAGTCTCCATGGCCGGGGCCGCCGAGCGGTTCCTGAGCCTGGCCTGAGCCCTGCTCAGCCCACGCAGGCCCGGAGCCAGTCAG ACCCAGTGCCATTCCTGACCTCCATCCAGGTGCTGGAGAATTCGATGCCCATTACTTCCCAGTACTGTGCTTCAGAGGATGCCTGCAG GCCTGGAAACATCACCTACCACATCCCTGTTAGCAGCAGCACCCCCCTGCACCTCCGCCTGACCCTGCAGATGAA CTCCTCGTCCCCAGTGTCCGTGGTGCTGTGCAGCCTGTCAAAGGAGGAGCCGTGTGAAGAGGGGGGAATTCTACAGAGCCTTCACGCCCATCAGGACACTCAG ggcacCTCCCACCAGTGGCCAGTAACCATCCTGTCCTTCCGCAGATTCACCTACCACTTCCGGGTGGCATTGCTG GGTCAGGCCAACTGCAGCGCGGAGGCCCCGGTCCAGCCGGCCACGGACTACTACTTCCACTTCTACCGCCTGTGTGACTGA